The Salinivibrio kushneri DNA segment CATTGAAAACCTCAGCCAAAACCAACATACCTTACACACGCTCGCGGCAGCAGGCGTTTCCCTAGCAATTGACGATTTTGGCACGGGGTACTCCTCCCTCGCCTACCTTAAGCATTTCCCGGTGGACACCGTCAAAATCGATCGCAGTTTTGTCGCCGATCTGCCTCATTGCAAAGACGATATCGTGATTTGCCAAGCCGTCATTAAGATGGCGCAATTGCTGAAATTAAAAGTGGTTGCGGAAGGAGTGGAACGTGAAGATCAGCGTGACTTTTTGCTTGATCTGGGCTGTCGCTACGCACAGGGGCACCTTTACCATCCCTCAATGAATATCCATCAGTTAACGGCGCTCCTCACTCAGTCACAACCTATCACCCGCTTATTTAATTAATCGAGACTGTCACGCACATCATCAAAGCGCGCGCATAGCGCCTCCTTGCGCTGCTTCGGCCATTGCTTTATTTGCCATTCGCGCTGCATTGCCGTTCGCTTTTCCATCGGCTGCGATTGCCACGCCAGTGACAGCGGTCCTTTCCCTCTTAGCGCTCGCGCGCCTTTACCTTGGCGATGTTGTATCAACCGTCGGCTAACATCCGTGGTGACGCCACAGTAAAGCTGCCCTTGGCGCGTTCGAATCAAATACACAAACCAAGGCTTATTCATTGGTGTTATCGCTCCAAAACAGCCTCTAACATCTGACGTAGCTCCGCCACTTCTTGCTCTAACGCACTCACTCGCATCACCAAAGATGCATCAGTGGTAGGTTCTGACTCCTCCTGCGGTACTGAGTGACTCGGCGTATTCACACCGTCAGTAAA contains these protein-coding regions:
- a CDS encoding GIY-YIG nuclease family protein — encoded protein: MNKPWFVYLIRTRQGQLYCGVTTDVSRRLIQHRQGKGARALRGKGPLSLAWQSQPMEKRTAMQREWQIKQWPKQRKEALCARFDDVRDSLD